The Candidatus Binatia bacterium genome segment TTGGAACAAGCCGGAGGCAACGGCGGAAACGATCGTGGACGGGTGGCTGCGCAGCGGCGACATCGGGCAGATCGACGAAGAGGGATTCGTCTACGTGCAAGACCGGGCCAAGGATATGGTCTTGCGTGGCGGCGAAAATATCTACTGCGCGGAAGTGGAGGCTGCGATCTATGAATTTCCGGCGGTTTATGAGGCGGCGGTCTTTGGCCTGCCGCACGAGCGCCTTGGCGAGGAAGTCGCTGTGGCAATCTACCCGCGGGAGGGTCAGGAATTGGATACCGACGCCTTGCGCACCTTTCTCGGCAAGACCCTTGCCAGTTTCAAGATCCCGGCGCACGTCCATATCGCCTCGGAACCGCTTCCAAGAAACGCTTCCGGCAAGATTCTGAAACGCGACCTGCGCGACCTGCTGCAGGCCCGGAGCGCATGATCAAACCTCGAATGCGACGACTACGAGCCAAGACGGTTGTTCTTGGCGCCTTCTTGCTTATGGCCGGGGCGGTGGGTTGTTCGCAAACACCTCGTGGCCCCTGTGAGGCGGGTGTGCCTCTGGGGACGATTTGTGGTTTTTCCAATCCCGAGGACGTCAGTTGGTCTCGCGAAAACGCGGCATTGATCGTCAGCGAGATGGCACGCCCCGGGACGCCGGGTGCTCTGGCACTCTACGCCCCCGAAGGGAAGGCCCCGCGTCGCCTCTGGCCGACGGGTCGGGCAGGGGAGTTCGATCGGCGCGAGGGCGTTGGCGCGCCGGATTGTCAGCCGCCGAAGGCTGAAATTTTCGCGCCACATGGGATTCATGCCACGACCGACGGTCGATTGTACGTGGTGAACCACGGGGGGCGTGAGTCGGTAGAGATCTTCTCGCTTGGAGGAAGCGCGGGTACGACCCGCGCTTCCTGGCAAGGTTGCATCGAGCTTCCGGCGGGCACTTCGGGAAATGACCTGACGGTCGCGAGTGATGGCGAGGTGATCGTCTCCAACTATATGTCCTCCATGGATTCGCTTTGGGCGAATCTCCGCGTCGGTTTTGGTTTGCCGACGGGAGACATTCTTGGATGGGTTCCGGACGCAGGTTGGCGACACCTGCCGGGCACCGAGGCCAGTGCCCCGAATGGTGTTGCCGTGAGTCCCGACGGGCGGAATTTGTTCTTTGTTGAGACCGGCGGACGACAGTTGGTTCGTTTGCGACGCGCTGACGGCGGCGCCCGCGTCGAGGTCGCGATCGACGGAGCACTCGATAACCTCTCCTGGACCCGCCGCGGTAACCTTCTGGTCGCCTCTCACGATTCGGTCTCGGCGTTTCTCGGTTGTGTCACAGCAGGAACCTGTCGAGCGCCCTGGTCCATCTGGGAAATCGATCCCGATACGCTGACCGTACGCCGGATCTTTC includes the following:
- a CDS encoding LpqB family beta-propeller domain-containing protein, encoding MIKPRMRRLRAKTVVLGAFLLMAGAVGCSQTPRGPCEAGVPLGTICGFSNPEDVSWSRENAALIVSEMARPGTPGALALYAPEGKAPRRLWPTGRAGEFDRREGVGAPDCQPPKAEIFAPHGIHATTDGRLYVVNHGGRESVEIFSLGGSAGTTRASWQGCIELPAGTSGNDLTVASDGEVIVSNYMSSMDSLWANLRVGFGLPTGDILGWVPDAGWRHLPGTEASAPNGVAVSPDGRNLFFVETGGRQLVRLRRADGGARVEVAIDGALDNLSWTRRGNLLVASHDSVSAFLGCVTAGTCRAPWSIWEIDPDTLTVRRIFQHDGSIVGAVASAAEVGDQIYLGPVFGDRIGVWQRPRP